A single Candidatus Melainabacteria bacterium DNA region contains:
- a CDS encoding SGNH/GDSL hydrolase family protein, whose product MVVSTPQSTQERINSTPLTTAPKKKTWLKTAAQIVAWQIVALSLIEVVMASAGLGEEEIFRLDKQIGFTHIPNKRIYWKQEGPGVYSYFNADGMREPGLTIAKPAGTYRIAVLGDSLVEGLQSPIEKTFGYRMGKELTKKLNRPVEVLNFGNSGYSTAQEYLQLKKVWKYSPDMVLLGYSNRDIFENWSPPDETITNVRPYALHLPNSHLVVDNSSVTNWMRTPRAKFLMAITPIREYSHVWGMISAAETQFGHSDPIYKAISEFLTNPAKSLKNTWAALPGWLAALPQNTIKSLAVLTVQPVNHVPPPAKPQAPEESVDPTVRAQALRESTAKEDAAIAAAAQEEAIRAEAAQLAAANTAAKDAATQSAITTPPDAIPNHPESKGVVNKQRNVFLGLLTRTLGSLLAEMKAESAKHGAKFLVVAMPSRSFLCADPAAPKDGFDLPYPEEVSLVKKLCADDAIPIFDAEAAMEKLEPMLRTCEFYSNHLTPRGHAFVAKSLQPFIEKQIETESKP is encoded by the coding sequence ATGGTTGTATCGACACCACAATCGACACAAGAGAGAATCAACTCGACGCCGCTGACAACGGCGCCGAAGAAAAAGACCTGGCTGAAAACTGCAGCTCAAATCGTAGCCTGGCAAATAGTTGCGCTTTCTCTTATCGAAGTAGTAATGGCGTCAGCAGGCCTGGGCGAAGAGGAAATCTTCAGACTCGATAAACAGATTGGCTTCACCCACATTCCTAACAAGCGCATCTACTGGAAGCAAGAAGGTCCTGGCGTCTACTCTTACTTCAACGCCGACGGCATGCGCGAACCCGGTTTGACCATAGCCAAGCCGGCGGGCACCTATCGCATCGCCGTGCTCGGAGACTCACTGGTTGAAGGCTTGCAGTCACCAATCGAGAAGACCTTTGGCTATCGCATGGGCAAAGAGTTGACGAAAAAGTTGAATCGCCCGGTTGAAGTTTTGAATTTCGGCAACTCCGGCTACTCAACGGCGCAAGAATACCTGCAACTGAAGAAGGTCTGGAAGTACAGCCCTGACATGGTTTTACTCGGTTACAGTAATCGAGACATTTTTGAAAACTGGTCACCACCTGATGAAACCATCACAAACGTGCGACCTTATGCGTTGCACCTGCCGAACTCACATTTAGTCGTAGATAACTCCTCTGTCACCAATTGGATGCGCACACCGCGTGCCAAATTTCTCATGGCGATCACTCCAATCCGCGAATATAGCCATGTCTGGGGAATGATTTCAGCGGCCGAAACGCAATTCGGGCACTCAGATCCTATCTACAAAGCAATCAGTGAATTCCTCACAAATCCAGCCAAGTCTCTGAAGAATACATGGGCAGCCTTACCTGGATGGTTGGCTGCACTTCCGCAAAACACCATCAAGTCGCTTGCAGTGCTGACGGTACAACCTGTCAACCATGTGCCACCACCAGCCAAACCACAAGCACCGGAGGAATCCGTCGACCCGACAGTGCGAGCCCAAGCCCTGCGCGAAAGCACAGCTAAGGAAGATGCAGCTATCGCTGCGGCGGCACAAGAAGAAGCAATAAGAGCAGAAGCGGCACAACTGGCTGCCGCCAACACAGCCGCAAAGGATGCCGCTACACAGTCAGCCATTACAACGCCACCAGATGCGATACCGAACCACCCGGAGAGCAAAGGGGTAGTCAACAAACAACGCAATGTCTTCCTGGGGCTGCTCACACGCACTCTGGGCTCACTCTTAGCTGAGATGAAAGCAGAAAGCGCCAAACATGGAGCAAAATTCCTGGTTGTGGCGATGCCGTCCAGGTCGTTCCTGTGCGCAGACCCGGCCGCGCCGAAAGACGGATTCGACCTTCCTTATCCTGAAGAAGTAAGTCTCGTGAAGAAGCTTTGCGCTGATGATGCAATTCCCATATTCGATGCCGAGGCTGCCATGGAGAAACTGGAGCCAATGCTGCGTACGTGCGAGTTTTACTCCAATCATCTGACTCCAAGAGGTCATGCTTTCGTAGCAAAGAGCTTGCAACCATTTATCGAAAAGCAAATCGAAACTGAGTCGAAACCTTGA
- a CDS encoding MBOAT family protein: MIFSSLQYLLFLPVVVFLYWRTRGSVRVALVVAASYFFYMSWLPVYGLFLLALSSITWWLGQGIATAYQKNEKSKAKLLLSLGLLLNLGCLCYYKYANFFILNAVEGVNWLRNFFGASAPKPWDAPILDVVLPLGISFFVFEFVHYLADIYKGNKSISSFMEFSAFASFFPSQIAGPIKRYQDFQEKLTVPEPWSAPLFFEACALIVQGMFKKIAIADPIGVLVFPPFQTMQLLSAADATIAAIGFVIQVYCDFSGYTDIGRGSALLLGIRLPENFNLPYLSVDLGEFWRRWHMSLSTWMRDYVYIPLGGSRGGTWFSSRNLLITMIACGFWHGASWHYLAFGALHGLGLIANRVWKDVLKNSKALSSVLETSAGKAFGLLLTLLFIAFTDTVFRSPDIPHAFNMFRSLLNIGAPCTMLPALFKSGIIQFFSVYFFFWVMLEVVTKYPEKFPWLRDSAQDIRLKFSTPVRLASWTAAVILLFAAKPNEAVPFVYFQF; encoded by the coding sequence ATGATTTTCAGCAGCCTCCAGTATCTACTCTTTTTGCCAGTCGTAGTTTTTCTCTACTGGCGCACCAGAGGTAGTGTGCGTGTCGCGCTTGTAGTGGCGGCAAGCTACTTCTTCTACATGAGCTGGTTGCCCGTCTACGGACTGTTCCTGCTGGCGTTGTCTTCAATCACATGGTGGCTTGGGCAGGGCATTGCCACTGCTTACCAGAAGAACGAAAAATCGAAGGCCAAGCTTCTGCTCTCTCTGGGATTGTTGCTCAATCTCGGCTGCCTCTGCTACTACAAATACGCCAATTTCTTCATCCTCAACGCCGTAGAAGGCGTCAACTGGCTGCGCAACTTCTTCGGCGCCAGTGCACCGAAGCCCTGGGACGCACCTATATTGGACGTCGTGTTGCCGCTCGGCATCTCCTTTTTCGTATTCGAGTTCGTGCATTATTTAGCCGACATTTATAAAGGCAACAAATCGATTTCATCTTTCATGGAATTCAGCGCCTTCGCATCATTTTTTCCTTCGCAAATCGCAGGACCGATCAAGCGCTATCAAGACTTTCAGGAAAAGCTCACTGTGCCTGAGCCCTGGAGCGCCCCATTGTTTTTTGAAGCGTGCGCTTTAATCGTGCAGGGTATGTTCAAGAAAATCGCTATTGCAGATCCGATCGGCGTTCTTGTCTTTCCGCCGTTTCAAACGATGCAACTGCTGTCTGCCGCAGATGCCACCATCGCTGCAATCGGATTTGTCATTCAAGTTTATTGCGATTTCTCCGGATACACAGACATCGGCAGAGGTTCAGCGCTGTTGCTCGGCATCAGATTGCCGGAAAACTTCAATCTGCCCTATCTGTCAGTCGACCTGGGCGAGTTCTGGAGACGCTGGCATATGTCGCTATCAACATGGATGCGCGATTATGTCTATATTCCACTTGGTGGCTCTCGCGGTGGCACCTGGTTCAGTTCACGCAATCTTCTCATTACGATGATCGCCTGCGGGTTCTGGCATGGCGCCAGCTGGCACTATCTGGCCTTCGGTGCATTGCACGGGCTTGGCTTGATCGCAAACCGCGTGTGGAAAGACGTGCTCAAGAATTCAAAGGCACTGAGCAGTGTCCTCGAAACATCGGCTGGAAAAGCCTTTGGGCTGCTCCTGACGCTGCTCTTCATTGCCTTCACAGACACGGTCTTCCGCTCGCCGGACATTCCGCATGCGTTCAATATGTTCCGCAGTCTTCTCAACATAGGCGCACCATGTACGATGCTGCCGGCACTGTTCAAATCAGGCATTATCCAATTCTTCAGCGTCTATTTCTTCTTCTGGGTAATGCTCGAAGTAGTCACCAAATATCCGGAAAAATTCCCATGGCTGCGTGATTCAGCCCAGGACATCCGCCTGAAATTTTCCACGCCAGTGCGTCTTGCTTCCTGGACCGCTGCCGTTATTCTGCTCTTCGCAGCCAAACCAAATGAAGCTGTTCCCTTCGTTTATTTCCAATTCTGA
- a CDS encoding NAD(P)-dependent oxidoreductase, translating to MTLEERFQEVYPPLEEREAVTEANRCLYCYDAPCMVACPTHIDIPTFIRKISTGNVKGSARTILESNLMGATCSRVCPVQELCEGACVLEHDHKPIMIGRLQRYAMDYAAERGIKFFEKGKSNGLKIAVVGGGPAGLSCAGELVKLGFDVTVYEKKKWANGLSTYGIVVFREPVEVALAEAKMIEDMGVEIKTNVTIGKDITLDELVEQNDAVFVSVGLGNVPDMGVPGENLPGVLDGLDFIEETKVQNLDSIKFGNRICVIGAGNTAIDCATIARRLGSERVNIIYRRSEAEMPAYHFEYEFALREGVSFMFLTLPVEVVGNGKVEGLKCVRMDLGEPDASGRRSPIAIPGSEFVIPCDMVIKAIGQKKQTPMMEALSKYGVKDIKGYIAVDFTTNRTVHPKIFAGGDCIRSHGEASTVMAVQDGKIAAKAIYRQLVGEQEDKSEHAKSGCCKEVAGTHAH from the coding sequence ATGACTCTGGAAGAGCGGTTCCAGGAAGTTTATCCCCCGCTTGAGGAGCGCGAAGCGGTCACCGAAGCAAATCGGTGTTTGTATTGCTACGATGCACCATGTATGGTGGCGTGCCCGACTCACATCGATATTCCCACGTTCATTCGCAAAATCTCGACAGGCAATGTCAAAGGTTCTGCTCGAACAATTTTGGAATCGAATTTGATGGGCGCGACTTGTTCTCGAGTCTGTCCTGTGCAGGAATTGTGCGAAGGCGCCTGTGTGCTGGAACACGACCATAAGCCGATCATGATTGGTCGATTGCAGCGGTATGCCATGGATTACGCGGCAGAGCGCGGTATCAAATTCTTCGAGAAGGGCAAGAGCAACGGGCTCAAGATTGCCGTTGTAGGCGGTGGTCCTGCCGGACTCTCCTGCGCAGGCGAACTCGTGAAACTCGGCTTTGACGTCACTGTCTATGAAAAGAAGAAGTGGGCTAATGGTTTGAGCACTTACGGTATCGTGGTGTTCCGTGAGCCTGTGGAAGTGGCTCTTGCCGAAGCGAAAATGATCGAGGATATGGGCGTTGAAATCAAAACCAACGTCACTATCGGCAAAGACATTACCCTTGATGAATTAGTTGAACAGAACGATGCGGTTTTCGTCTCTGTAGGATTGGGCAACGTTCCTGATATGGGTGTACCAGGTGAAAACTTGCCCGGTGTGCTGGATGGGCTCGACTTCATCGAAGAGACTAAAGTCCAGAACCTTGATTCAATCAAATTCGGTAATCGCATCTGTGTTATTGGCGCCGGAAATACCGCAATCGATTGTGCAACTATCGCCCGCCGACTTGGATCTGAGCGCGTCAACATCATCTATCGACGCTCAGAGGCTGAGATGCCTGCTTATCACTTCGAGTACGAATTCGCGTTGCGCGAAGGCGTCAGCTTTATGTTTTTGACTCTTCCTGTCGAAGTTGTCGGCAACGGTAAAGTCGAGGGTTTGAAGTGCGTTCGCATGGATCTCGGCGAACCAGATGCCTCCGGACGTCGGTCACCAATTGCGATACCAGGTTCGGAATTCGTAATTCCTTGCGATATGGTCATCAAAGCAATCGGACAGAAGAAACAGACACCTATGATGGAAGCTCTTTCGAAGTACGGTGTGAAAGACATCAAGGGTTACATAGCAGTTGATTTCACAACCAATCGCACTGTTCATCCGAAGATTTTTGCAGGCGGTGATTGCATACGCAGCCACGGAGAAGCATCAACTGTAATGGCAGTGCAAGATGGCAAAATAGCTGCAAAAGCTATTTATCGCCAGTTGGTCGGTGAACAGGAAGACAAATCCGAACACGCCAAAAGCGGCTGCTGTAAAGAGGTCGCCGGAACGCACGCTCACTAA
- a CDS encoding aspartate aminotransferase family protein, translating into MTAVLSREELKKKREQYIVPGVKQLYADPPHLVRGKGQFLYDEKGKEYLDMFAGIVTVSVGHCHPKVTARTVEQVQTLQHTSTVFMTQPMVDLAEKLAQITPGNLSKTFVTNSGTEANEAAIRMARLATGRHEVIALRHSYHGESHLASSLTGNHTWRPDVMPAAGIAFAANAYCYRCPFKKTPDNCNLECAKDVERVIQTQTSGKPAVMIAEPIQGVGGAITPPDAYFGEVKKILEQYGVLFISDEVQTGVGRTGNHWFGITNWGVQPDFITMAKGLANGLPIGAYITTPEIADHGQKQQINTFGGNPISTATACAVLETIEEEKLMQNAKVVGEYLMEGLRDLQKSFPQVADVRGKGLMVGAELADENKTPLTKEAARIVELAKDDGVILGKGGLYGNTIRIKPPLSITKENVDTALKAMRKALEATTKVPVS; encoded by the coding sequence GTGACAGCTGTATTAAGCCGTGAAGAGTTGAAGAAAAAGCGCGAGCAGTACATCGTGCCAGGAGTCAAACAGCTTTATGCCGACCCTCCTCATCTGGTCAGAGGGAAGGGGCAATTTCTCTACGATGAGAAAGGCAAAGAGTATCTCGACATGTTCGCCGGCATCGTCACCGTGTCAGTCGGTCACTGCCATCCTAAGGTTACTGCCAGAACCGTTGAGCAAGTGCAGACCTTACAGCACACTTCTACTGTGTTCATGACACAACCGATGGTTGACCTGGCTGAAAAGCTCGCCCAGATAACTCCAGGAAATCTGAGCAAGACTTTCGTGACCAACTCGGGCACCGAAGCCAACGAAGCGGCAATCCGCATGGCCAGGCTGGCAACTGGTCGTCATGAAGTGATCGCGTTGCGCCATTCTTATCACGGCGAATCTCATCTCGCTTCCAGCCTGACCGGAAACCACACATGGCGCCCAGACGTCATGCCTGCCGCCGGTATCGCTTTTGCCGCCAACGCTTACTGCTACCGCTGCCCGTTCAAAAAGACACCAGATAATTGCAATCTGGAATGCGCAAAAGACGTCGAGCGCGTTATCCAGACTCAGACAAGCGGCAAACCAGCCGTGATGATCGCCGAGCCGATTCAAGGTGTAGGCGGAGCAATTACTCCTCCGGATGCCTATTTCGGCGAAGTGAAGAAGATTCTCGAGCAGTACGGCGTACTTTTCATTTCAGACGAAGTGCAGACTGGCGTAGGACGCACCGGCAATCACTGGTTTGGTATCACCAACTGGGGCGTGCAGCCTGATTTCATCACAATGGCAAAAGGTCTGGCAAATGGCTTGCCGATTGGCGCTTACATCACGACACCTGAAATTGCAGATCACGGTCAAAAGCAGCAAATCAATACTTTTGGCGGTAATCCGATCTCTACTGCTACAGCCTGTGCTGTTCTCGAAACCATCGAAGAAGAGAAGCTGATGCAAAATGCGAAAGTAGTCGGTGAATACTTGATGGAAGGTTTGCGCGATCTGCAGAAATCATTCCCTCAGGTAGCCGATGTGCGTGGAAAAGGTTTGATGGTCGGCGCTGAACTGGCTGACGAAAACAAGACTCCGCTCACTAAGGAAGCTGCTCGCATCGTTGAGCTGGCTAAAGATGATGGTGTCATTCTCGGTAAAGGTGGACTATACGGCAATACGATTCGCATCAAGCCGCCACTATCTATCACCAAGGAAAACGTTGATACTGCGCTGAAGGCTATGCGCAAAGCATTGGAAGCAACTACAAAGGTTCCTGTCAGCTAA
- a CDS encoding DNA-3-methyladenine glycosylase 2 family protein, with protein sequence MSRTAKNSKAVEFDAELEKALKSLKKADKQLARVIKNVGPCTLKPNDIQSPFLALAESIIYQQLSGKAAATIFGRVEALYADSGGMTANSVLKTPVEILRGAGCSNAKAVALIDLAEKTVSGVVPTESQLHKMPDQEIIDRLVSIRGVGKWTVEMLLIFRLGRMDVMPATDYGIRKGFGLTYGLPDLPTPKKILEHSEIWKPYRTLASWYLWRCLELPESAW encoded by the coding sequence ATGTCGCGCACGGCGAAAAATAGCAAAGCAGTTGAGTTTGATGCCGAGCTTGAGAAAGCGCTGAAGTCACTGAAGAAGGCTGACAAGCAGCTGGCTCGAGTAATCAAAAATGTCGGACCCTGCACGCTCAAGCCTAACGACATACAGAGCCCTTTTCTGGCGCTGGCGGAGTCAATCATCTATCAACAACTTTCAGGAAAAGCTGCCGCGACAATTTTCGGCAGAGTAGAGGCATTGTATGCCGATTCCGGCGGAATGACCGCAAATTCAGTGCTGAAAACACCCGTCGAAATTTTGCGCGGAGCAGGCTGCTCGAACGCTAAAGCAGTGGCACTCATCGATCTGGCCGAAAAGACGGTATCAGGAGTGGTGCCAACCGAATCGCAGCTGCACAAAATGCCGGACCAGGAAATCATCGATCGCCTTGTCAGTATACGAGGCGTAGGCAAGTGGACCGTCGAGATGTTGCTTATCTTTCGCCTGGGGCGAATGGACGTCATGCCAGCCACTGACTACGGGATTCGCAAGGGGTTCGGTCTGACTTATGGACTGCCCGATTTACCTACGCCCAAGAAAATTCTTGAGCATTCTGAAATATGGAAGCCCTACCGCACTCTAGCAAGCTGGTACCTCTGGCGTTGCCTGGAACTGCCGGAATCTGCCTGGTAG
- the preA gene encoding NAD-dependent dihydropyrimidine dehydrogenase subunit PreA yields MANLEIDFRGIKSPNPFWLASAPPANSAYQVQKAFEQGWGGAVWKTIGAPVLNVCNRYGTIDYKGQKIIGLNNVELISDRPIDLNLKEIAEVKRNFPNHAVVVSVMVESKKEVWQETIKRAEETGCDGFELNFGCPHGMSERGMGSAMGQVPEYTCMVTEWVMEAATKPVIVKLTPNITDIVQPARAAVRGGATAISLINTINSIMGVDLDTFELRPNVGGKGGHGGYAGPAVKPIALHLLSAVASDPEVQKAGLAISGMGGIETWQDAVEFMLLGSTSVQVCTAVMHWGFRIVEDMIEGMSNWMDDKGFKSCNDFIGKSLPRISNFGDFDLGFQSVAKINHDKCIQCNLCFIACNDAAHQCIDLKDAKITKEANERLWPVVREVDCVGCALCSTVCPVDDCITMVQIDTGRPHTTWNEIMKSKPEVTQDWQKMEEYRKTANIHVH; encoded by the coding sequence ATGGCAAATTTAGAAATCGACTTTCGTGGTATCAAATCTCCAAATCCTTTCTGGTTGGCTTCTGCGCCGCCGGCTAACTCCGCCTATCAGGTGCAGAAAGCCTTCGAACAGGGTTGGGGTGGTGCAGTCTGGAAGACAATCGGCGCACCAGTTCTCAACGTTTGTAATCGCTACGGAACCATCGACTACAAAGGTCAAAAAATCATCGGACTTAATAACGTTGAATTGATCAGCGACAGACCGATCGATCTAAACCTCAAGGAAATTGCCGAGGTAAAGCGCAACTTCCCGAACCACGCAGTTGTGGTTTCTGTAATGGTGGAATCGAAGAAAGAAGTCTGGCAAGAAACAATCAAGCGCGCCGAGGAAACTGGTTGCGATGGTTTTGAATTGAATTTCGGTTGCCCACACGGCATGTCTGAGCGTGGCATGGGTTCAGCCATGGGGCAGGTGCCTGAATACACGTGTATGGTGACCGAGTGGGTCATGGAGGCCGCGACAAAACCGGTAATCGTAAAGCTGACCCCGAATATCACAGATATCGTTCAGCCAGCCAGGGCCGCAGTTCGAGGCGGTGCGACGGCTATCTCGTTGATTAACACCATCAACAGTATCATGGGCGTCGATCTCGACACCTTCGAACTCAGACCGAACGTAGGCGGTAAAGGCGGCCACGGCGGTTACGCGGGACCAGCGGTTAAACCGATTGCCTTGCATCTGCTCAGTGCTGTCGCCTCCGACCCTGAAGTGCAGAAGGCTGGACTGGCAATTTCCGGCATGGGTGGCATCGAAACCTGGCAAGATGCAGTTGAATTCATGCTGCTGGGCTCAACCAGCGTGCAAGTCTGCACCGCAGTCATGCACTGGGGCTTCCGTATCGTCGAAGACATGATTGAAGGCATGTCCAATTGGATGGACGATAAAGGTTTCAAGAGCTGCAATGACTTCATCGGCAAGTCGTTGCCGAGGATCTCGAACTTCGGTGACTTTGATCTTGGCTTTCAGTCTGTCGCCAAAATCAATCACGACAAGTGCATTCAGTGCAATTTGTGTTTCATCGCTTGCAATGATGCTGCTCACCAGTGCATCGATTTGAAGGACGCGAAAATCACCAAAGAAGCTAATGAAAGACTCTGGCCGGTAGTACGTGAAGTCGACTGTGTCGGGTGCGCGCTGTGTTCAACGGTTTGCCCGGTAGACGATTGCATCACGATGGTGCAAATTGACACGGGTCGTCCGCATACGACATGGAACGAGATTATGAAGTCTAAACCGGAAGTGACGCAAGACTGGCAGAAGATGGAAGAGTACCGTAAAACGGCGAACATCCACGTTCACTAG
- a CDS encoding DUF4240 domain-containing protein → MSAMTIPEKTVKFPHRRSIGSLFVADESQPEEWQLLSQVRGLIVTPENQPIKWEWLEEARANVVVPAGKKLKLKMSGKGSGSLAPLADLHRDDLHTLDLSRSEITDISLSHIEHLSGLKVLELTSTNITDAGMTHLKDLTSLQGLGLSHCHVTGQSVKELSKLQDLRELWMSGADLTDDELEYITVLKNLVQIGLSGTKITNEGLLTLAKIKSLVRLYVFNTAVTKEGTEKLRELAPTCRAKWKPAQPFVPEGDWDDTSGGDDDFSVMPDGLRSMLDLPIERTPSSSENGKFGEHDFWNVIDLLDWERAGDDESVIEPAVDYLSKRSEKDISTFNDILSEKLHRLDGEIFARQLGKDAYRGPAHRFARNWFLRVRCCVVANGRDFFQEVVAEPQHMPKETEFEAILRIAPKAFERKTGRKLPVKTKYNYETFGNKHGWAHHVAHGEK, encoded by the coding sequence ATGAGCGCCATGACAATACCTGAGAAAACGGTCAAATTTCCACACCGTCGCTCGATAGGCAGTTTATTCGTCGCTGACGAATCGCAGCCCGAAGAATGGCAGTTGCTGAGCCAGGTTCGAGGGCTCATCGTGACGCCCGAAAACCAGCCTATCAAGTGGGAATGGCTCGAAGAAGCACGCGCGAACGTTGTTGTGCCGGCCGGCAAAAAACTGAAACTGAAGATGAGCGGCAAAGGTTCGGGAAGCCTGGCACCGCTGGCTGATTTGCACCGCGATGATTTACATACTCTCGATTTGAGTCGCTCTGAGATAACAGACATCAGCCTCTCGCATATCGAGCACCTCTCCGGTTTGAAAGTGCTGGAGCTGACCTCCACTAATATCACCGACGCCGGCATGACACATCTCAAAGACCTGACCTCATTGCAGGGGCTCGGATTGAGCCACTGTCACGTAACCGGTCAGAGCGTCAAAGAACTGTCGAAACTGCAGGATTTACGCGAACTGTGGATGAGCGGCGCCGATTTGACCGATGATGAACTCGAATACATCACTGTTTTGAAGAATCTAGTGCAGATTGGTCTGAGCGGCACGAAGATTACAAATGAAGGTTTGCTGACCCTGGCAAAAATCAAATCACTGGTTCGCCTCTATGTTTTCAATACTGCAGTCACCAAGGAAGGCACTGAGAAACTCAGAGAACTGGCACCCACATGCCGCGCCAAGTGGAAGCCCGCGCAGCCGTTCGTTCCGGAAGGGGATTGGGATGACACCAGTGGTGGTGACGACGACTTTTCCGTCATGCCGGACGGCTTGCGCTCAATGCTTGATCTGCCCATCGAACGCACACCTTCGTCTTCGGAAAACGGCAAATTTGGCGAGCACGACTTCTGGAACGTGATTGATCTACTTGATTGGGAGCGTGCGGGTGACGATGAATCCGTCATCGAGCCGGCGGTCGATTATCTGAGCAAGCGTTCCGAGAAAGATATCTCCACCTTCAATGACATTCTCTCGGAAAAATTGCATCGCCTCGACGGTGAAATTTTTGCCAGACAGTTAGGAAAAGATGCCTACCGTGGTCCCGCCCATCGCTTCGCACGTAACTGGTTCTTGCGCGTTCGCTGCTGCGTGGTCGCAAACGGACGCGATTTCTTCCAGGAAGTTGTAGCCGAGCCTCAGCACATGCCTAAAGAGACAGAGTTTGAAGCGATTTTGCGGATTGCGCCAAAAGCCTTTGAACGAAAGACTGGAAGAAAACTTCCTGTCAAAACAAAATACAACTACGAGACCTTCGGCAACAAACACGGATGGGCGCACCATGTCGCGCACGGCGAAAAATAG
- a CDS encoding acyltransferase, whose translation MSKIVRCGLIQTKNDIVPTTGGTDKATIEKIKANMLEKHLKYTKEAKDKGVQILCYQEIFNGPYFCAEQHNSWYESAEEVPNGPTVKKLQEVAKEYNMVLVVPIYEREGKGVLYNTAAVIDADGTYLGKYRKTHIPQVAPGFWEKFYFRPGNLGYPIFQTKYATIGVYICYDRHFPEGARALGLAGAEIVFNPSATVAGLSEYLWKLEQPAHAAANGYFVGAINRVGTEAPWNIGEFYGSSYFCNPRGQIIAQASRDQEELVVADLNLDEIEEVRHTWQFYRDRRPETYESLVKL comes from the coding sequence ATGTCTAAAATTGTACGTTGTGGACTAATCCAGACTAAAAACGACATTGTGCCGACCACGGGTGGCACTGACAAAGCTACGATCGAGAAGATCAAAGCGAACATGCTCGAAAAGCACCTGAAGTACACGAAAGAAGCCAAAGATAAAGGCGTTCAAATTTTGTGCTATCAGGAAATTTTCAACGGACCTTACTTCTGCGCCGAGCAGCACAACAGCTGGTACGAATCCGCTGAAGAGGTCCCAAATGGCCCGACCGTGAAGAAGCTTCAGGAAGTGGCGAAAGAGTACAACATGGTTTTGGTTGTACCTATATATGAAAGAGAAGGCAAAGGTGTTTTGTACAACACAGCCGCCGTCATCGACGCTGACGGTACATATCTGGGCAAATATCGAAAAACTCACATTCCGCAGGTCGCCCCTGGTTTCTGGGAGAAATTCTATTTCCGTCCAGGTAACCTCGGCTATCCTATTTTTCAAACCAAATATGCCACCATCGGCGTATACATCTGCTACGACCGGCACTTCCCAGAAGGCGCTCGTGCCCTCGGTTTAGCGGGTGCTGAAATCGTTTTCAATCCTTCTGCGACGGTAGCTGGATTGTCCGAATACCTGTGGAAGCTGGAGCAGCCTGCTCACGCTGCCGCCAATGGATACTTCGTCGGCGCCATCAATCGCGTCGGTACTGAAGCTCCGTGGAACATCGGAGAATTCTATGGCTCCAGCTATTTCTGCAATCCGCGCGGACAGATTATCGCTCAAGCTAGCCGCGACCAGGAAGAGCTCGTCGTTGCCGATTTGAACCTCGATGAGATCGAAGAAGTTCGACATACCTGGCAGTTCTACCGCGATCGTCGCCCCGAGACTTACGAATCACTCGTCAAGCTCTAA